From the Halorhabdus utahensis DSM 12940 genome, one window contains:
- a CDS encoding ribbon-helix-helix protein, CopG family, whose amino-acid sequence MNDVLSDLEEVTVEFDEETIEVLDEKAFRDHRDNREAAIRELLDQWLKEREE is encoded by the coding sequence ATGAACGACGTTCTATCGGACCTCGAAGAAGTGACCGTCGAGTTCGACGAGGAGACCATCGAGGTGCTGGACGAGAAGGCCTTCCGGGATCACCGGGACAACCGCGAGGCCGCGATTCGGGAGCTGTTGGACCAGTGGTTGAAAGAGCGCGAGGAGTGA
- a CDS encoding sensor histidine kinase, whose product MIDGLLIGARFWYLAIFGFSAVATFVSAVRVNRIAEGDTRRGLVALLLTSGGWALAHVGYLATADEQLGVFLYQIGLVVGLSTIGGWLYFCSAFTGRSLHRDPRIRQISLTVFLAIVAVKLTNDFHGLYFSSEVVSTPFPHVAIASTTLHWTVMAGSYALATVGYFMLYERFRHVSHDSRPLLALLGLTALPVGFDVLGMLVPGLMEITYEPVGVAAFAVGLSFVYFERFRTIRLAGDRDDPVIVLDADDRIQDYNRAATRLVPALDDRSVIGDRFADVAPRCAEKIATDDPLVTVYRDGETRYYRVTEQQFSASQSSLGRALVFTDETHREQYRKELERQNDRLDSFASMLSHDLRNPLNVAQGRLELARDEHDSEHLVAANDALTRIETLIEDVLQLARQGQPVEETDRVSLGAIARDAWGMVETAEAELVVDSDHDVEADPDRLQRLFENLFRNSIEHGGEDVTVTVGALDDTEGFFVVDDGRGVPEEERDQVFESGYSTAEDGTGFGLSIVEQIVAAHEWTIDLADVETGTRFEIRT is encoded by the coding sequence ATGATCGACGGGTTGCTGATCGGTGCCCGGTTCTGGTACCTGGCGATCTTCGGCTTCTCTGCGGTCGCCACGTTCGTCAGTGCGGTCCGAGTCAACCGGATCGCCGAGGGCGACACCCGACGGGGTCTGGTCGCGCTCTTGCTCACCAGCGGCGGGTGGGCACTTGCCCACGTCGGCTACCTGGCGACAGCCGACGAGCAACTGGGCGTGTTCCTCTACCAGATCGGCCTCGTCGTCGGGTTGAGTACGATCGGTGGCTGGCTGTACTTCTGTTCGGCCTTTACCGGCCGGTCGCTCCACCGCGACCCACGGATCCGGCAGATATCGCTCACCGTCTTCCTCGCGATCGTCGCCGTAAAGCTCACCAATGACTTTCACGGCCTGTACTTCTCGAGTGAAGTCGTATCGACGCCGTTTCCCCACGTCGCGATCGCGAGCACTACGTTACACTGGACGGTCATGGCCGGCAGTTACGCGCTGGCGACGGTCGGATACTTCATGCTCTACGAGCGCTTCCGACACGTCAGCCACGACTCGCGGCCGCTGCTCGCCCTCCTCGGGCTGACGGCCCTGCCGGTCGGCTTCGACGTGCTGGGGATGCTCGTTCCCGGTCTGATGGAGATAACTTACGAGCCGGTCGGCGTCGCGGCCTTCGCCGTCGGGCTCTCGTTCGTCTACTTCGAGCGCTTCCGGACGATCAGGCTGGCCGGCGATCGGGACGATCCCGTGATCGTCCTCGACGCAGACGATCGGATCCAGGATTACAACCGCGCGGCCACGCGACTGGTCCCCGCCCTGGACGACCGGTCGGTGATCGGCGACCGCTTTGCTGACGTCGCCCCGCGGTGTGCGGAGAAAATCGCGACGGATGACCCGCTCGTCACGGTCTACCGGGACGGCGAGACGCGGTACTACCGCGTCACCGAACAGCAGTTCTCGGCCTCCCAGTCCTCGCTGGGACGGGCCCTCGTCTTCACCGACGAGACCCATCGCGAACAGTACCGCAAGGAGCTCGAACGACAAAACGACCGGCTGGATTCCTTCGCCAGCATGCTCTCTCATGACCTGCGGAACCCGCTGAACGTCGCCCAGGGCCGGCTCGAACTTGCTCGTGACGAACACGATAGCGAACACCTCGTGGCGGCAAACGACGCTCTCACCCGCATCGAGACGCTCATCGAGGACGTCCTCCAGCTCGCCCGCCAGGGCCAGCCCGTCGAGGAGACCGACCGCGTCAGCCTCGGGGCGATCGCCCGGGACGCCTGGGGAATGGTCGAGACGGCCGAGGCGGAACTGGTCGTCGACTCCGATCACGATGTCGAGGCCGATCCGGACCGCCTCCAGCGGCTGTTCGAGAACCTCTTCCGGAATTCTATCGAACACGGCGGCGAGGACGTCACCGTCACGGTCGGCGCACTCGATGACACGGAGGGCTTTTTCGTCGTCGACGACGGACGCGGTGTCCCCGAAGAAGAACGTGACCAGGTCTTCGAGTCGGGCTACAGCACCGCGGAGGACGGCACCGGGTTCGGGCTCTCGATCGTCGAGCAGATCGTCGCCGCTCACGAGTGGACGATCGACCTCGCGGACGTCGAGACGGGAACGCGATTCGAGATCCGGACGTGA
- the hisG gene encoding ATP phosphoribosyltransferase gives MRIALPNKGRLHDPSVELLERAGLHLVDGADRQLYARTVDDDVTVLYARAADIPEYVSDGAADLGITGYDQAQEADRENLVSLLDLDYGQCRLVLAAPEDGDIEEPTDLEGGTIATEFPNVTANYLDDAGIDAEITEVSGATELTPHVDIADGIVDITSTGTTLRMNRLAVIDDVLESSVRLFAREDVADDPKVQQIEMALSSVLSAEDKRYLMMNAPESELEEVKDVLPGMGGPTVMDIAGTEDVAVHAVVDEREVFETINRLKQIGASDVLVTEIERLVE, from the coding sequence ATGCGAATCGCCTTGCCCAATAAGGGCCGGCTTCACGACCCGAGCGTCGAATTGCTCGAACGCGCCGGGCTCCACCTCGTCGACGGCGCTGACCGACAGCTATACGCCCGGACGGTCGACGACGACGTGACCGTCCTCTACGCACGCGCCGCGGACATCCCCGAATACGTCTCCGACGGCGCGGCCGACCTCGGCATCACCGGCTACGACCAGGCCCAGGAGGCCGACCGGGAGAACCTGGTTTCCCTCCTCGATCTGGACTATGGCCAGTGCAGGCTCGTCCTCGCCGCGCCCGAGGACGGCGACATCGAGGAACCCACCGATCTCGAGGGCGGGACGATCGCGACGGAGTTCCCGAACGTCACCGCAAACTACCTCGACGACGCGGGCATCGACGCCGAGATTACGGAGGTTTCCGGGGCGACGGAACTCACGCCGCACGTCGACATCGCCGACGGCATCGTCGACATCACCTCGACGGGCACGACGCTGCGGATGAACCGCCTCGCAGTCATCGACGACGTCCTCGAGAGTTCAGTCCGACTGTTCGCCCGCGAGGACGTCGCCGACGATCCCAAAGTCCAGCAGATCGAGATGGCGCTGTCCTCGGTGCTGTCAGCCGAAGACAAGCGCTACCTCATGATGAACGCGCCCGAGTCCGAACTGGAGGAGGTCAAAGACGTCCTGCCCGGGATGGGCGGGCCGACCGTGATGGACATCGCCGGGACGGAGGATGTTGCGGTCCATGCCGTCGTCGACGAACGCGAGGTCTTCGAGACGATCAACCGACTGAAGCAGATCGGCGCGAGCGATGTCCTCGTGACCGAGATCGAACGCCTCGTCGAGTGA
- a CDS encoding DUF7536 family protein has translation MSDPSNSDANLPRSGKAQLVAALRVRTHAKRGIATGTVFAIAAYAVFVFGRASALGQVLYLSLLAVLAMTAGAVVTTILVGIEAYRLAKTDE, from the coding sequence GTGTCAGACCCATCGAACAGTGACGCCAACCTCCCCAGAAGCGGCAAAGCCCAACTCGTCGCGGCCCTTCGCGTTCGCACACACGCAAAACGCGGGATCGCGACGGGCACCGTCTTCGCTATCGCCGCCTACGCCGTGTTCGTCTTCGGTCGCGCATCGGCGCTCGGGCAAGTGCTGTATCTCTCACTGCTGGCCGTGCTCGCGATGACAGCCGGGGCCGTCGTGACGACGATCCTGGTCGGGATCGAGGCCTACCGACTGGCCAAAACGGACGAGTAG
- a CDS encoding potassium channel family protein — MASGEDVTYEPVSVKDVLAEMKDTAELLIDLSYSAVLLGSDEIAEEVLALEERMDVLHLRARMSLLMAARNPEDAEALAPVLGVVGAAEKISDAAGDIAKVVLEDIGLPAAMRATLPEAVETLVRATVAADSTYADRTLGGLNLETATGVRIIAIRRSGEWLMNPDAETTLRSGDVLLARGPEEGIAEVYAATTGGTYEPPAPPESDIEDLERAVDSIVLMKNMSELAVDLAYGAVLFDSEAVAEEVLELEAEVDALQSRFEAWTLQAAGRVDDPIALRGLVHLARSTEVISDAALEISEGVLRGLGTHPVVEAAIEASDEVIVRETVADGSDLDGATLGDLEVKTRTGMRVIAVRRPATHPTGKHSTDWELSPGPATTIDAGDVVIAKGTRSGAERLGELAGSE, encoded by the coding sequence ATGGCATCGGGTGAGGACGTCACGTACGAACCGGTCAGCGTCAAGGACGTGCTGGCCGAGATGAAAGACACCGCCGAGTTGCTGATCGACCTCTCCTATTCGGCGGTGTTGCTCGGCAGCGACGAAATCGCCGAGGAAGTCCTCGCCCTCGAAGAGCGTATGGACGTCCTCCACCTCCGGGCACGGATGAGCCTCCTCATGGCGGCCCGCAACCCCGAGGACGCCGAGGCGCTGGCCCCGGTGCTGGGTGTCGTCGGTGCGGCGGAGAAGATCAGCGATGCGGCGGGCGATATCGCGAAGGTCGTCCTGGAAGATATCGGCCTGCCGGCGGCGATGCGGGCGACTCTGCCGGAGGCAGTCGAGACGCTGGTCCGGGCGACGGTGGCGGCCGACTCGACGTACGCAGACCGGACGCTCGGCGGTCTCAACCTCGAAACCGCGACGGGCGTCCGCATCATCGCGATCCGTCGGTCTGGGGAGTGGCTGATGAACCCCGACGCCGAGACGACGCTCCGGTCGGGTGACGTGCTGCTGGCAAGGGGGCCCGAGGAGGGCATCGCCGAAGTCTACGCGGCGACCACCGGCGGGACCTACGAGCCCCCCGCGCCGCCCGAGAGCGACATCGAGGATCTGGAGCGGGCGGTCGACTCGATAGTCCTGATGAAGAACATGAGCGAACTCGCGGTCGACCTGGCCTACGGCGCGGTGCTGTTCGACAGCGAGGCCGTCGCCGAGGAAGTCCTCGAACTCGAGGCCGAGGTCGACGCCCTCCAGTCCCGTTTCGAGGCCTGGACGCTCCAGGCTGCCGGCCGGGTCGACGATCCCATCGCCCTCCGTGGGCTGGTCCACCTCGCGCGCTCGACGGAGGTCATCTCCGACGCCGCCCTCGAGATCAGCGAAGGCGTGCTCAGGGGCCTCGGCACCCATCCCGTCGTCGAGGCGGCCATCGAGGCGAGCGACGAGGTGATCGTCCGGGAGACTGTTGCCGATGGCAGCGACCTCGACGGCGCGACACTGGGCGATCTCGAGGTCAAGACCCGGACGGGGATGCGCGTGATCGCCGTCCGCCGGCCGGCGACCCATCCGACCGGCAAGCATTCGACCGATTGGGAACTCTCGCCGGGACCGGCAACGACGATCGACGCCGGTGACGTGGTGATCGCGAAGGGAACACGGAGCGGCGCGGAGCGGTTGGGCGAACTGGCTGGCAGCGAGTGA
- the citZ gene encoding citrate synthase → MPDELRKGLEGVLVAESSLSDIDGEEGRLVYRGYAIEDLARNTSFEEVLYLLWEGHLPTESELEPFEEQMAEERAVREEVLSTVRELAAAEENPMAALRTAVSMLSAYDPDDSTGEAGDGEIAQRKGRRITAKMPTIVAAYKRLRDGEEPVAPRTDLSHAENFLYMLNGEEPAQTLADVFDMALVVHADHGINASTFAAMVTASTLSDLHSSVTSAIGALKGGLHGGANQNVMQMLLELDESDLTAVEWAREAVESGDRIPGFGHRVYDVKDPRARILSAKSKALGKAADELKWYSYSRAIEEFMAKETGIAPNVDFYSASMYYEMGIPIDLYTPIFAMSRVGGWVAHVLEYQEENRLIRPRARYVGPEDREFVRIEQR, encoded by the coding sequence ATGCCCGACGAGCTCAGAAAGGGACTGGAGGGAGTGCTGGTCGCCGAATCGTCGCTGAGCGACATCGACGGCGAGGAGGGGCGACTCGTCTACCGGGGGTACGCGATCGAGGATCTCGCACGCAACACCTCCTTCGAAGAGGTACTGTATCTGCTCTGGGAGGGCCACCTCCCGACTGAATCCGAACTCGAACCGTTCGAAGAGCAGATGGCCGAGGAGCGGGCGGTCCGCGAGGAGGTACTCTCGACGGTCCGGGAACTCGCCGCCGCCGAGGAGAACCCGATGGCCGCCCTGCGGACTGCCGTCTCGATGCTGTCGGCCTACGACCCGGACGACTCGACGGGCGAGGCCGGCGACGGCGAGATCGCCCAGCGGAAGGGTCGCCGGATCACCGCGAAGATGCCGACGATCGTCGCCGCGTACAAACGACTTCGGGACGGCGAAGAGCCCGTCGCACCCCGGACGGACCTGAGCCACGCCGAGAACTTCCTGTACATGCTCAACGGCGAGGAACCGGCCCAGACCCTCGCGGACGTCTTCGACATGGCGCTGGTCGTCCACGCCGACCACGGGATCAACGCCTCGACGTTCGCCGCGATGGTGACAGCCTCGACGCTGTCTGATCTCCACAGTTCGGTCACCAGCGCCATCGGCGCACTGAAGGGAGGACTCCACGGCGGCGCGAACCAGAACGTGATGCAGATGCTGCTTGAACTCGACGAGAGCGACCTGACGGCCGTCGAGTGGGCCCGTGAGGCCGTCGAGTCCGGCGATCGTATCCCCGGATTCGGCCACCGCGTCTACGACGTCAAAGACCCACGGGCGAGGATCCTCAGTGCCAAGTCCAAGGCGCTGGGCAAGGCCGCCGACGAACTCAAATGGTACTCTTACTCTCGCGCCATCGAGGAGTTCATGGCCAAGGAGACCGGCATCGCGCCCAACGTCGACTTCTACTCGGCGTCGATGTACTACGAGATGGGCATCCCGATTGACCTCTATACGCCCATCTTCGCGATGAGTCGCGTCGGTGGCTGGGTCGCCCACGTCCTCGAATACCAGGAAGAGAACCGCCTCATCCGCCCCCGAGCGCGTTACGTCGGTCCGGAAGATCGGGAGTTCGTCCGGATCGAGCAGCGGTAG
- a CDS encoding universal stress protein, whose protein sequence is MAPTHVLVPLDGSPLAGQALRHALESYDCGITVLNVLTPIGSTMSEGGIQDRTEHRVAEAEDRAETMVAKAREQVGAHDQRVEAVIEVGDPAEVIVSSIDEYGVDHVVMGGHGGDSDGLVSRLLGTVATAVVTEAPVTVTVVR, encoded by the coding sequence ATGGCACCCACCCACGTCCTCGTCCCCCTGGATGGCTCCCCGCTGGCTGGGCAGGCGTTGCGTCACGCACTGGAGAGCTACGACTGCGGGATCACGGTTTTGAACGTCCTCACGCCGATCGGGAGCACGATGAGCGAAGGCGGGATTCAGGACCGCACGGAGCACCGCGTCGCCGAAGCCGAGGACAGAGCCGAAACGATGGTCGCGAAGGCCCGTGAGCAGGTCGGAGCGCACGACCAGCGTGTCGAGGCAGTGATCGAGGTTGGAGACCCGGCCGAGGTTATCGTCTCATCCATCGACGAGTACGGCGTAGATCACGTTGTCATGGGTGGTCACGGGGGTGACAGCGATGGCCTGGTCTCGCGCTTGCTCGGGACGGTGGCGACGGCAGTCGTTACCGAAGCACCGGTGACGGTGACGGTGGTTCGATAA
- a CDS encoding aldo/keto reductase, with protein sequence MAENPHNDSDTFDIGGELTVHRLGFGAMRLTGEDIIGPPADEDAAKDVIRRAVELGVDFIDTADSYGPGVSERLLGEALTAEDDVVVASKAGLLRHRDGEWTPHGDPEYLHNQVLASRDRLRTDQIDLYQFHRPDPDGDFEDSVQAFAEMKDAGQIDHVGLSNVTVEQLETAMEIVDIATVQNQYNVGHREDEAVLEACESHDVGFIPWGPMYTVDDEGVAGVLDDVAARHDATRRQIALAWLLDHSDVMLPIPGTSSVEHLEANVASTHIDLTDEDRAALDGIDPQ encoded by the coding sequence ATGGCTGAAAACCCACACAACGACAGCGACACGTTCGACATCGGCGGGGAGCTGACGGTCCACCGACTTGGATTCGGCGCGATGCGATTGACCGGCGAGGACATCATCGGTCCGCCGGCGGACGAGGACGCCGCGAAGGACGTGATCCGCCGGGCCGTCGAACTTGGCGTCGACTTCATCGACACCGCCGACTCCTACGGCCCGGGCGTCAGCGAGCGCCTGCTCGGTGAGGCCCTGACCGCCGAGGACGACGTCGTGGTTGCCTCGAAGGCCGGCCTGCTCCGGCATCGCGACGGCGAGTGGACGCCCCACGGCGACCCCGAGTACCTCCACAACCAGGTACTCGCCAGTCGCGATCGACTCCGGACCGATCAGATCGATCTCTATCAGTTCCACCGGCCGGATCCCGACGGCGACTTCGAGGATTCGGTCCAGGCATTCGCCGAGATGAAGGACGCCGGCCAGATCGACCACGTCGGGCTCTCGAACGTCACCGTCGAGCAGCTGGAGACGGCGATGGAGATCGTCGACATCGCGACGGTCCAGAACCAGTACAACGTCGGCCATCGCGAGGACGAGGCGGTGCTGGAAGCGTGTGAATCCCACGACGTCGGCTTCATCCCCTGGGGACCGATGTACACGGTCGACGACGAGGGCGTCGCTGGGGTACTGGACGACGTCGCCGCCCGGCACGATGCGACCCGGCGACAGATCGCGCTCGCGTGGCTGCTGGATCATTCGGACGTGATGCTGCCGATCCCGGGAACGTCGAGCGTCGAGCACCTCGAAGCGAACGTCGCCTCGACCCACATCGACCTGACCGACGAGGATCGCGCCGCGCTGGACGGGATCGACCCGCAGTAG
- the ilvA gene encoding threonine ammonia-lyase, whose protein sequence is MLTREDVLVARDRVSETARHTPLERSYSLSAMTGADVHLKYETVQRTGSFKIRGATNRIATLTDEQQAAGVVAASAGNHAQGVALAATRMGVDSTIVMPERAPVAKVKATRSYGGDVVLHGRDYDAAAERAHEIAEAEGRTYVPAFDDERVMAGQGTLGLEIATDCPDVDTVVVSVGGGGLIAGVATALKAWNDDVRVIGVQAEGAASLPQSLEAGEIVEREAVETIADGIATRKVGELPFEVIQNRVDEVVTVPDSAIAVAVTTLLERTKTLVEGGGAVPVAALLEGAFEYEADETIVPVLSGGNIDLNVLTTVIMRGLIETGRYLRIRTVLEDRPGALEELVEVISRERGNIYAIEHDRASRDIAMDDTVVDLDIETRGPDHVESLLDALEDSGYEVEVLV, encoded by the coding sequence ATGCTCACTCGCGAGGACGTGCTCGTAGCTCGCGATCGTGTGTCCGAAACGGCCCGACACACGCCCCTGGAGCGATCGTACTCCCTCTCGGCGATGACCGGCGCGGACGTCCACCTCAAGTACGAGACCGTCCAGCGGACGGGGTCGTTCAAGATCCGTGGCGCGACCAACCGGATCGCGACGCTCACCGACGAACAGCAGGCCGCCGGCGTCGTCGCGGCGAGTGCCGGCAACCACGCCCAGGGGGTCGCGCTCGCTGCAACCCGGATGGGCGTCGATTCGACCATCGTCATGCCCGAGCGGGCCCCAGTTGCGAAGGTCAAGGCCACCCGGAGCTACGGGGGCGACGTGGTCCTCCACGGCAGGGATTACGACGCGGCGGCCGAACGTGCCCACGAGATCGCCGAGGCGGAGGGGCGCACCTACGTCCCCGCCTTCGACGACGAACGGGTGATGGCCGGCCAGGGAACCCTCGGCCTGGAGATCGCGACGGACTGCCCCGACGTGGACACGGTCGTCGTCTCGGTGGGTGGCGGCGGCCTCATCGCTGGCGTCGCCACGGCGCTCAAGGCCTGGAACGACGACGTACGGGTGATCGGCGTCCAGGCGGAAGGCGCGGCGAGCCTCCCACAGTCGCTGGAAGCGGGCGAAATCGTCGAGCGCGAAGCTGTCGAAACGATCGCCGACGGCATCGCCACGCGGAAAGTCGGCGAGTTGCCCTTCGAAGTGATCCAAAATCGGGTCGACGAAGTCGTCACCGTCCCTGACTCAGCGATCGCCGTGGCAGTGACAACACTCCTCGAACGGACCAAGACGCTCGTCGAGGGCGGCGGTGCGGTGCCGGTCGCTGCCCTCTTGGAGGGAGCCTTCGAATACGAAGCGGATGAGACGATCGTCCCGGTGCTTTCGGGTGGAAACATCGACCTCAACGTCCTGACGACGGTCATCATGCGCGGGCTGATCGAGACCGGCCGGTATCTCCGGATCAGGACAGTCCTGGAAGATCGCCCCGGGGCGCTGGAGGAACTCGTCGAGGTGATCTCACGGGAGCGTGGGAACATCTACGCGATCGAGCACGACCGCGCCTCGCGGGACATCGCGATGGACGACACCGTCGTGGACCTGGATATCGAGACCCGGGGGCCCGACCACGTCGAATCGTTGCTCGATGCGCTCGAAGACAGTGGCTACGAGGTCGAGGTGCTCGTCTGA
- a CDS encoding PT domain-containing protein has translation MKRRTFLATTGSLATLAVAGCLDGDETADDSTTDPDTGSPTDSPTDTPTDSPTDTPTERPTDTPTDTPSRPLRNASFESGLEGWTVGKDLPEDPNNSGEPVDSDVRTTTELSADGETALAIEIDGSADDGTVWVQQEVDLTDVEALSVAGYSDQESFNEILQVATYAGPIPEDGLAEADFDRSNQLADHEGWKTYEYPVEHDGEGLIAVGLNIVWETTAVGVLDDVRLE, from the coding sequence ATGAAGCGACGTACCTTCCTCGCAACGACCGGATCGCTCGCGACGCTCGCCGTGGCTGGCTGTCTCGACGGCGATGAGACTGCTGACGACTCGACGACTGACCCGGACACTGGATCGCCAACTGACTCTCCGACCGATACACCCACGGATTCGCCCACCGACACCCCGACGGAGCGTCCAACGGACACACCCACGGACACGCCATCCCGGCCCCTCCGGAACGCCAGCTTCGAGTCCGGCCTGGAGGGGTGGACGGTCGGGAAAGACCTGCCGGAGGACCCGAACAACTCCGGGGAGCCAGTCGACTCGGACGTTCGGACGACGACGGAGTTATCGGCCGACGGCGAGACGGCCCTCGCCATCGAGATCGACGGCAGTGCCGACGACGGCACGGTTTGGGTCCAACAGGAAGTCGACCTCACCGACGTCGAGGCCCTCTCGGTCGCCGGCTACAGCGATCAGGAGTCGTTCAACGAGATTCTCCAGGTCGCCACCTATGCGGGGCCGATCCCCGAAGACGGACTCGCCGAGGCGGACTTTGACCGGTCCAACCAGTTGGCCGATCACGAGGGCTGGAAGACCTACGAGTATCCCGTCGAGCACGACGGCGAGGGATTGATCGCGGTCGGCCTCAATATCGTCTGGGAGACGACGGCTGTCGGCGTCCTCGACGACGTCCGCCTCGAGTGA
- a CDS encoding tRNA (guanine(26)-N(2))-dimethyltransferase, which translates to MREREGRVTVTVPEQAEEGVGESVFFNPVQELNRDLTVAAIRAVRERVAERDGHPVETYLDATAATGVRGVRAAENGFDATLCDVDEAAVERCRENLAGNDLDGEVLHRDANAVMHERQFDIVDLDPFGTPIPFVDAALQSAGRMLAVTATDLAPLCGAHFESGVRSYSAVPRNTEYHSEMGARILLGSLVRTAARYDIAARPALTHATDHYVRTYLDLERGARAADDAIGELGYVHHCQQCLYREAENGLIAHPPEACPKCGQHLQTAGPLWLGAAHKTDFLERVRGQIDDGMGTAEEGRELLETLADELDVATHYDQHRLTKRWGESAVAMADFLDALREAGHEASRTHYGGTTFKTTADVSEIRAATAGDE; encoded by the coding sequence ATGCGCGAACGCGAAGGACGGGTCACCGTCACGGTCCCCGAGCAGGCAGAGGAGGGGGTCGGCGAGTCAGTGTTTTTCAATCCCGTCCAGGAACTCAACCGCGATCTGACGGTGGCCGCGATCCGGGCCGTCCGCGAGCGCGTGGCCGAGCGGGACGGCCACCCGGTCGAGACGTACCTCGACGCGACCGCGGCGACTGGAGTCCGCGGCGTCCGGGCGGCCGAAAACGGCTTCGACGCGACGCTGTGTGACGTCGACGAGGCTGCGGTCGAGCGCTGCCGTGAGAACCTCGCGGGTAACGACCTCGACGGCGAAGTGCTCCACCGGGACGCCAACGCTGTCATGCACGAACGCCAGTTCGACATCGTGGATCTGGACCCCTTCGGCACGCCGATCCCGTTCGTCGACGCCGCTCTCCAGAGCGCCGGGCGGATGCTCGCGGTGACGGCGACCGACCTCGCGCCGCTGTGTGGAGCCCACTTCGAGAGCGGCGTCCGCTCCTACAGCGCCGTCCCGCGAAACACCGAGTACCACTCGGAGATGGGTGCCCGAATCCTGCTGGGGTCCCTCGTTCGGACCGCCGCGCGCTACGACATCGCCGCCCGTCCCGCGCTCACCCACGCCACGGACCACTACGTCCGGACGTACCTCGATCTCGAGCGCGGCGCGCGGGCGGCAGACGACGCGATCGGGGAACTCGGGTACGTCCATCACTGCCAGCAGTGTCTCTACCGCGAAGCTGAGAATGGACTGATCGCCCATCCCCCCGAAGCGTGTCCGAAGTGTGGCCAGCACCTCCAGACCGCCGGCCCGCTGTGGCTCGGCGCGGCTCACAAAACGGACTTCCTCGAGCGCGTCCGCGGACAGATCGACGACGGGATGGGAACCGCCGAGGAAGGTCGGGAGTTACTGGAGACGCTCGCCGACGAACTCGACGTGGCCACCCACTACGACCAGCATCGACTCACGAAGCGGTGGGGTGAAAGTGCCGTGGCGATGGCGGACTTTCTCGACGCGCTCCGGGAGGCAGGTCACGAGGCGTCCCGGACCCACTACGGCGGGACGACGTTCAAGACGACCGCCGACGTGAGCGAGATCCGGGCGGCGACCGCCGGGGACGAGTAG